A portion of the Aquicoccus sp. G2-2 genome contains these proteins:
- a CDS encoding homoserine dehydrogenase gives MNDSDPLRLGIAGLGTVGAGVVKIVRQKANLLAARSGRAIVISAVSARSRDKERGVPLTGYAWEDDPVKLAMRDDVDVFVELMGGSDGPAKAATEAALQAGKDVVTANKALLAHHGQALAETAEAAGRVIRFEAAVAGGIPVVKALTEGLAGNDITRVMGVMNGTCNYILTRMQSANLTYQAAFDEANGLGYLEADPELDVGGIDAGHKLALLSAIAFGTQVNFAGVELEGIGRITIEDIRHAADMGFRIKLLGVAQMGARGLEQRMSPCLVPDNSALGQLEGGTNMVMIEGDQVGQIVLRGAGAGEGPTASAVLGDVMDIARGFRLSTFGQPANALQPAKPAKGATPAPYYMRMTLHDKPGALAKIATVLGEAGISINRMRQYGHHDTSAPVLIVTHKTSRRALDEALSAMVGTGVTTTPPVALRIEQV, from the coding sequence ATGAACGACAGCGACCCCTTGCGCCTTGGCATCGCAGGCCTTGGCACCGTCGGGGCAGGTGTGGTCAAGATCGTGCGCCAAAAGGCCAACCTGCTGGCCGCGCGTTCGGGCCGGGCGATCGTGATCAGCGCCGTCTCCGCACGTTCGCGCGACAAGGAACGCGGTGTGCCGCTCACCGGCTACGCCTGGGAAGACGACCCGGTCAAGCTTGCCATGCGCGACGATGTCGATGTGTTTGTTGAACTCATGGGCGGCTCTGACGGGCCTGCCAAAGCCGCAACCGAAGCCGCCTTGCAAGCGGGCAAAGACGTGGTGACCGCCAACAAGGCGCTGCTTGCCCATCACGGGCAGGCGCTTGCCGAAACCGCCGAAGCCGCCGGTCGGGTAATCCGGTTCGAGGCCGCCGTGGCGGGTGGCATCCCGGTGGTCAAGGCGCTGACCGAAGGGCTTGCGGGCAATGACATCACCCGTGTCATGGGGGTGATGAACGGCACCTGCAACTATATCCTGACCCGGATGCAAAGCGCCAACCTCACCTATCAGGCGGCTTTTGACGAGGCCAACGGCCTTGGCTATCTCGAAGCTGACCCTGAGCTTGACGTTGGTGGGATTGATGCGGGTCACAAGCTTGCGCTGCTTTCGGCCATCGCCTTTGGCACACAGGTGAATTTCGCCGGGGTCGAGCTGGAAGGCATTGGCCGGATCACCATCGAGGATATCCGTCATGCCGCCGATATGGGCTTTCGCATCAAGCTGCTCGGCGTGGCGCAAATGGGCGCGCGCGGGCTGGAACAACGCATGAGCCCCTGCCTCGTGCCGGACAATTCGGCGCTGGGACAGCTTGAGGGCGGCACCAACATGGTGATGATTGAGGGCGATCAGGTTGGCCAGATCGTGCTGCGCGGCGCCGGGGCCGGTGAAGGGCCAACCGCCTCTGCCGTGCTGGGCGACGTGATGGACATCGCGCGCGGTTTTCGCCTGTCGACCTTCGGGCAGCCCGCCAACGCGCTGCAACCCGCCAAACCGGCCAAAGGTGCCACACCTGCGCCCTATTACATGCGCATGACGCTGCATGACAAACCCGGTGCTCTGGCCAAGATCGCCACCGTGCTGGGCGAAGCGGGCATCTCGATCAACCGGATGCGGCAATACGGCCATCATGACACCTCCGCCCCGGTGTTGATCGTCACCCACAAGACATCGCGCCGCGCGCTGGATGAAGCCCTCAGCGCAATGGTCGGCACCGGCGTAACAACAACACCGCCCGTGGCCTTGCGCATCGAACAGGTGTAA
- a CDS encoding MBL fold metallo-hydrolase, with amino-acid sequence MTFIRPTRRALLKLAAVAPAFALPAVARAQLGAPGAANPGYFHFTKGAAKFTVLSDGYFTQPVSGLGINAPEGEVAAFLKAHYLDTQSNVAHTNHLFIELGEARVLVDVGGGSRFFPTEGRLLANMEAAGIDAGTITHVFMTHAHPDHIWGIRDDFDEPIFPDAAYFLGEVEHGYWMQDGLVDRVAPEDQQFVVGAVNSINCDGVEWTLVQDGAEIAPGIRAMASFGHTAGHMSLAVDTGAGQVIALGDSMTHGWLNFAHPGWYNALDADPETTVATRARMLDMAASDGITMIGYHFPFPGVGHVIREAGTYRFIPALWQFKA; translated from the coding sequence ATGACGTTTATCCGCCCGACCCGCCGCGCCCTTCTGAAACTGGCCGCCGTGGCCCCGGCTTTTGCGTTGCCCGCCGTGGCACGTGCGCAGCTTGGCGCGCCAGGGGCGGCAAATCCGGGGTATTTTCATTTCACCAAGGGCGCGGCGAAGTTCACCGTGTTGTCGGATGGCTATTTCACCCAACCCGTCAGCGGGCTTGGCATCAATGCGCCCGAAGGCGAAGTGGCGGCGTTTCTCAAGGCGCATTACCTCGACACGCAATCGAACGTGGCGCACACCAACCATCTTTTCATCGAGCTGGGCGAGGCGCGCGTGCTGGTCGATGTCGGCGGTGGCAGCCGGTTTTTTCCGACCGAAGGGCGGCTTCTGGCCAATATGGAGGCCGCCGGGATTGACGCGGGCACCATCACCCATGTCTTCATGACCCACGCGCACCCGGATCATATCTGGGGTATCCGCGACGATTTTGATGAACCGATCTTCCCCGATGCGGCCTATTTTCTGGGCGAGGTAGAACACGGTTATTGGATGCAGGACGGCTTGGTTGACCGGGTCGCGCCGGAGGATCAGCAATTCGTCGTGGGCGCGGTCAATTCGATTAATTGCGATGGCGTCGAATGGACTCTCGTGCAGGACGGGGCAGAGATTGCGCCGGGTATCCGCGCGATGGCCTCTTTCGGGCATACCGCCGGGCATATGTCATTGGCGGTCGATACCGGCGCGGGGCAGGTTATCGCCTTGGGCGATTCGATGACCCATGGCTGGCTCAACTTCGCGCATCCCGGCTGGTATAACGCGCTCGACGCGGACCCGGAAACGACCGTGGCCACCCGCGCGCGAATGCTCGACATGGCCGCCAGCGATGGCATTACGATGATCGGCTATCACTTCCCGTTCCCCGGCGTCGGCCATGTGATCCGCGAGGCCGGGACATATCGCTTTATTCCCGCACTCTGGCAGTTCAAGGCATAA
- a CDS encoding capsular biosynthesis protein, producing the protein MAAITGENRAFLFLQGPHGPFFHQLSKMLRHAGAEVWRVGFNAGDQVFWRDKTRFIPYLGTQDGWPAAFATLIAEKSITDIVLYGDTRFIHAQAVAHARALGLRVHVFEEGYLRPYWVSYEREGANGHSRLMQMSIDEMRTVLAQSDMDAPLPPARWGDMRQHVFYGALYHFFVMFRNARYANFRPHRDLPVTAEFQLYLKRLLLMPAQAVERRAATLRIRRGGFPYHLALLQLEHDSSFQMHSPFSTMTEFLDTVIKGFSEGAPGHHHLVFKAHPLEDGRVPLRREIARMARAQGVENRVHYVRGGKLAQLLNDARSAVTVNSTAAQQVLWRGIPIKVFGDAVYDKPEFVSTQSLPEFFALPARPDRRAYQDYRRYLLETSQIAGGFYSARGRRQLMRMVVDLMLNAEDPYDALAQGTAAPRQQLRLVN; encoded by the coding sequence ATGGCTGCAATCACAGGAGAAAACAGGGCATTCTTGTTCCTGCAAGGGCCGCATGGTCCCTTTTTTCACCAGCTGAGCAAAATGCTGCGCCACGCCGGGGCAGAGGTTTGGCGCGTCGGTTTCAATGCCGGTGATCAAGTGTTTTGGCGCGACAAGACGCGTTTCATCCCGTATCTCGGCACGCAAGACGGCTGGCCCGCTGCCTTCGCTACGTTGATCGCCGAGAAATCCATCACCGACATCGTGCTTTATGGCGATACCCGCTTCATCCACGCGCAAGCGGTGGCCCACGCCCGCGCCCTCGGCCTGCGGGTGCATGTGTTTGAGGAAGGGTATCTGCGGCCCTATTGGGTCAGTTATGAGCGGGAGGGGGCCAATGGCCATTCTCGGCTGATGCAGATGAGCATTGACGAAATGCGCACGGTGCTGGCGCAGTCGGATATGGACGCGCCGCTGCCGCCCGCCCGCTGGGGTGATATGCGCCAACACGTATTTTACGGCGCGCTCTACCATTTTTTCGTGATGTTTCGGAATGCGCGCTACGCCAATTTTCGCCCGCACCGCGATCTGCCGGTAACGGCTGAATTTCAGCTTTATCTCAAACGCCTGCTCTTGATGCCCGCACAAGCGGTTGAGCGCCGCGCCGCGACGCTGCGCATCCGGCGCGGCGGCTTTCCCTATCATCTGGCGCTGCTTCAGCTTGAACATGATTCAAGCTTTCAAATGCACTCACCTTTTTCCACAATGACCGAGTTTCTCGACACGGTAATCAAGGGCTTTTCAGAGGGCGCACCGGGCCATCATCACCTTGTTTTCAAGGCGCACCCGTTAGAGGATGGGCGCGTGCCGCTCAGGCGCGAGATTGCCCGCATGGCGCGCGCGCAAGGGGTTGAGAACCGGGTGCATTACGTGCGCGGTGGTAAATTGGCACAGCTTCTCAACGATGCGCGCAGCGCGGTAACGGTAAACTCCACCGCCGCCCAGCAGGTGCTTTGGCGCGGCATTCCGATCAAGGTATTCGGCGACGCGGTTTACGACAAGCCGGAGTTCGTCTCGACCCAGAGCCTGCCTGAGTTTTTCGCCCTGCCCGCCCGGCCAGACCGGCGCGCCTATCAGGATTATCGCCGCTACCTGCTGGAAACCAGCCAGATCGCAGGCGGGTTCTATTCGGCGCGTGGGCGGCGGCAATTGATGCGTATGGTGGTTGATCTCATGCTCAACGCGGAAGATCCCTATGATGCGCTGGCCCAAGGCACCGCGGCCCCTCGGCAACAGTTACGGCTGGTGAACTGA
- a CDS encoding capsular polysaccharide biosynthesis protein yields MGNSLNTQAAGAKSPRRLFYYNAGFLRQKRVRRIAQLAGYDLVLGTPLRRPESDDLIAVWGRSRYAARGEGVAETTGSGIVRFEDAFLRSLLPGRAGEPPLGLQIDTTGVHFDAAAPSDLETLLATHPLDNTALLDRARACMARLQEAHLSKYFALDPMLEPPAPGYVLVVDQTRGDASVKHGRADANSFLEALYWAQEDNPGARILIKTHPETNHGYRAGYFGADNAQGRVEIFDAPVSPWALLEGAVAVYTVSSQLGFEAILTGHKPVVFGQPFYAGWGLSDDRNPHTLPRRGRALTRAQLFAAAMILHPTWYDPYNDRLATLEETIATAEAMAREWREDQHGWVGEEIRLWKRRPMQRFFGRHQRMVFSTRATGTRRRMVWAGKAAPGRDVVRVEDGFLRSRGLGAELVPPLSLVLDDLGIYYDPGVESRLERLIATRARLRPDQTRRAEALIARLITLGVSKYNLGGAALPDLPPGRRILVPGQVEDDASIRTGAGAIASNRALLEAARVANPDAVLIYKPHPDVEAGLRDGAMAAGDLADLVLENTDPAALLGLVDEVWTMTSLLGFEALLRGVKVTCTGAPFYAGWGLTRDLGEVPARRKARPALAGLVHAALIDYPRYFDPKSGLPCPVEQAVERLASGDIPHPGPSNRALAKAQGLLAGFAPFWR; encoded by the coding sequence TTGGGCAACAGTCTGAATACCCAAGCCGCCGGGGCCAAATCGCCCCGGCGGCTTTTCTATTACAACGCCGGTTTCCTGCGTCAGAAGCGCGTGCGCCGCATTGCCCAACTGGCGGGCTACGATCTGGTGCTTGGCACACCGCTGCGCCGCCCCGAGAGCGATGATCTGATCGCCGTCTGGGGCCGCTCGCGCTATGCCGCGCGCGGTGAGGGCGTGGCCGAAACGACCGGCAGCGGGATCGTTCGCTTTGAGGATGCCTTCCTGCGCTCGCTCTTGCCCGGGCGCGCCGGAGAGCCGCCGCTGGGCTTGCAGATTGATACGACCGGGGTGCATTTCGATGCCGCCGCACCGTCCGATCTTGAAACGCTGTTGGCGACGCACCCACTTGACAACACCGCCCTGCTTGATCGCGCCCGCGCTTGTATGGCGCGGCTGCAAGAGGCGCATCTTTCCAAGTATTTCGCGCTTGACCCCATGCTTGAGCCGCCCGCGCCCGGCTATGTGCTGGTGGTGGATCAGACCCGCGGCGATGCCTCGGTCAAGCATGGCCGCGCCGATGCCAACAGCTTTCTCGAAGCCCTTTACTGGGCGCAGGAGGACAACCCCGGCGCGCGTATTCTGATCAAGACCCACCCCGAAACCAACCACGGCTATCGCGCGGGTTATTTCGGCGCGGACAATGCGCAAGGCCGGGTCGAGATTTTTGATGCGCCGGTATCGCCCTGGGCGCTGCTGGAAGGGGCGGTGGCGGTTTACACCGTGTCTTCGCAACTGGGGTTCGAGGCAATTCTGACAGGGCACAAGCCGGTGGTGTTCGGGCAACCATTCTATGCCGGGTGGGGGCTTTCGGATGATCGCAATCCGCACACGCTGCCCCGGCGTGGCCGCGCCCTTACCCGCGCACAGCTTTTCGCCGCCGCAATGATCCTGCACCCGACATGGTATGACCCATATAACGACCGTCTTGCCACGCTGGAGGAGACCATCGCCACCGCCGAAGCCATGGCCCGCGAATGGCGCGAAGACCAGCACGGTTGGGTGGGCGAGGAAATCCGCCTGTGGAAGCGCCGCCCGATGCAGCGGTTTTTCGGGCGGCACCAGCGAATGGTGTTTTCTACCCGTGCAACGGGCACCCGCCGCCGCATGGTCTGGGCCGGGAAAGCGGCGCCGGGCCGCGATGTGGTGCGGGTGGAGGACGGCTTTTTGCGCTCGCGCGGGTTGGGCGCGGAACTGGTGCCGCCGCTGTCGCTGGTGCTTGATGATCTGGGGATTTACTATGACCCGGGTGTTGAAAGCCGACTTGAACGGCTGATTGCCACACGCGCCCGCCTGCGTCCGGATCAGACCCGCCGGGCAGAGGCGTTGATTGCGCGGCTCATCACGCTTGGTGTCAGCAAATACAATCTTGGCGGCGCGGCGCTGCCCGATTTGCCACCGGGGCGGCGCATCCTTGTGCCGGGGCAGGTCGAAGATGATGCCTCCATCCGCACCGGCGCGGGTGCGATTGCCAGCAACCGCGCGCTGCTTGAAGCGGCGCGGGTGGCCAACCCCGACGCGGTGCTGATCTATAAACCACACCCCGATGTCGAAGCGGGGTTGCGCGATGGCGCGATGGCGGCGGGTGATCTGGCCGATCTGGTGCTTGAAAACACCGATCCTGCGGCGCTTTTGGGGCTGGTTGACGAGGTCTGGACCATGACGTCGTTACTTGGGTTCGAGGCGCTTTTGCGCGGCGTCAAAGTCACCTGCACCGGCGCGCCGTTCTATGCTGGATGGGGGTTGACCCGTGATTTGGGAGAAGTGCCCGCGCGGCGCAAGGCGCGGCCCGCGCTTGCCGGGCTGGTTCACGCCGCACTGATTGATTATCCGCGCTATTTCGACCCGAAATCCGGCCTGCCCTGCCCGGTGGAACAAGCGGTGGAGCGCTTGGCCAGCGGCGATATTCCGCATCCCGGCCCCTCCAACCGCGCACTCGCCAAAGCACAAGGGCTGCTCGCGGGCTTCGCGCCGTTCTGGCGGTAA
- a CDS encoding riboflavin synthase yields MFTGIITDIGTVRETEMRGDLRARIGTDYDTQTIEIGASIACDGVCLTVVALGADWFDVDISAETLAKTNIGGASNDPSGGWQPGHRINLERALRVGDELGGHIVSGHVDGVAEIVAAVTEGDSTRLSFRAPEGLARFIASKGSVALNGASLTVNEVEGETFGVNLIPHTKEATTWGAAAVGDRVNLEIDTLARYVARLREYG; encoded by the coding sequence ATGTTCACCGGCATCATCACCGATATCGGCACCGTCAGGGAAACCGAGATGCGGGGCGATCTGCGCGCGCGGATCGGCACCGACTATGACACCCAGACGATTGAAATCGGCGCTTCGATTGCCTGTGACGGCGTTTGCCTGACCGTGGTGGCGCTGGGCGCGGACTGGTTTGATGTCGATATTTCGGCGGAAACACTGGCGAAAACCAATATCGGCGGTGCAAGCAATGACCCATCCGGCGGCTGGCAACCCGGCCACCGGATTAACCTTGAACGGGCGCTCAGGGTGGGTGACGAACTGGGCGGGCATATCGTGTCAGGCCATGTTGATGGCGTGGCCGAAATCGTGGCCGCTGTGACGGAAGGCGACAGCACGCGGCTGAGCTTCCGCGCGCCAGAAGGGTTGGCGCGGTTCATCGCATCCAAAGGGTCCGTCGCGCTTAACGGCGCCTCGCTTACGGTGAACGAGGTGGAAGGTGAAACATTCGGCGTCAACCTCATCCCGCACACCAAGGAAGCGACAACCTGGGGCGCGGCGGCGGTGGGGGACCGGGTGAATCTCGAAATCGACACGCTGGCGCGCTATGTGGCGCGGCTCAGGGAGTATGGCTGA
- a CDS encoding polysaccharide biosynthesis/export family protein encodes MKPRTSRWARSIAIVAALAVVSSCGLPRVGPNKKEIFAGSVQRKGDAFIVAVNDRVTRVTSVVPALGFSDDFKNAGVMGSDIIRPGDTLGITVWENVDDPLLGSGGGARAGSSAAVLADIQVDGAGFIFIPYAGRIRAAGNSPEAIRRIITKKLEQQTPDPQVEVRRQAGDGSTVSLVGAVGGQGVFAIERPTRTLSTMLARAGGITISPEIAQITVIRGNQRSKIWLQDLYQHPELDIALRGGDKILVEEDTRSFTALGATGSQSRVPFETQTLSAVEAIATVGGLMTASADPTGVFVLRNEPAEIANQVLGRTDLQGAQRMVYVLDLTKPNGMFLARDFSIRDGDTLYVTEAPFTQWNKTISAITGTLGSVGTVSSGVSALSGG; translated from the coding sequence GTGAAACCCAGAACCTCTCGTTGGGCGAGATCCATCGCCATTGTGGCTGCTTTGGCGGTCGTTTCGTCTTGTGGGTTGCCGCGTGTCGGCCCCAACAAGAAAGAGATTTTCGCAGGCTCCGTGCAACGTAAGGGCGACGCGTTTATCGTCGCGGTCAATGATCGTGTCACCCGTGTGACCTCGGTGGTGCCCGCCCTTGGCTTTTCCGATGACTTCAAAAATGCCGGCGTAATGGGTTCGGATATCATCCGGCCCGGCGACACGCTTGGCATCACCGTCTGGGAAAACGTCGATGATCCGTTGCTTGGCTCGGGTGGTGGTGCGCGGGCAGGCTCTTCGGCGGCGGTGCTCGCAGATATTCAGGTCGACGGCGCGGGCTTCATCTTCATCCCATATGCCGGGCGCATCCGCGCTGCGGGCAACTCTCCCGAGGCCATTCGCCGCATCATTACCAAGAAACTGGAACAGCAAACCCCCGATCCACAGGTCGAAGTGCGCCGCCAGGCCGGTGATGGCTCGACCGTGAGCCTTGTCGGCGCGGTTGGCGGGCAAGGCGTGTTCGCTATTGAGCGGCCCACCCGCACGCTCAGCACCATGTTGGCGCGCGCCGGTGGCATTACAATTTCGCCGGAAATTGCCCAAATCACCGTGATTCGTGGCAACCAACGCTCGAAAATCTGGCTGCAAGATCTCTATCAGCATCCCGAGCTTGATATTGCATTGCGTGGCGGCGACAAAATCCTTGTCGAGGAAGACACCCGCTCGTTCACCGCACTTGGCGCGACCGGTTCGCAATCGCGCGTACCATTCGAGACCCAGACGCTCAGCGCCGTGGAAGCCATCGCCACCGTGGGCGGCTTGATGACCGCGTCAGCCGATCCCACCGGGGTGTTTGTGCTGCGCAATGAACCGGCGGAAATTGCCAACCAAGTGCTTGGCCGCACCGACCTGCAAGGCGCGCAGCGTATGGTTTACGTGCTTGACCTGACCAAGCCCAACGGCATGTTCCTTGCGCGCGATTTCTCGATCCGCGATGGTGATACGCTTTATGTCACCGAAGCACCGTTCACCCAGTGGAACAAGACCATCTCGGCGATCACCGGCACGCTCGGCTCGGTTGGCACGGTCAGTTCCGGCGTCTCCGCACTTTCCGGTGGCTAA